A window of Mercenaria mercenaria strain notata chromosome 16, MADL_Memer_1, whole genome shotgun sequence contains these coding sequences:
- the LOC123540178 gene encoding extracellular serine/threonine protein CG31145-like isoform X3 yields the protein MFCKEEMPISMKRVQRIGRTIVLVALPMVVIFTLINMYLLTFVHRGSSETTFILNERVYNKNSDSSSKKLPELRKKDSRDDNAMNLRQFDDAEKELNKKSGDGDEVSPEVKDVKSAKDALVVMKDEAVDRMVEKLKMANNYSFFPSYFWNSSLHDLTRRLGATAKHKARTLPGYAQIKRFSGKMPAWKLFHRNIRQFSLYDPDDPNLYGMLIDMATLPMIEGEENDGGTQLKINVRFSNEGRAVIKFMRYPREVEADENRYIFDDLERHIAEIAAFQLDKTLGFYRVPPTIGRRVNITSELEPIMPKSIKDTLFKSPAGNLCFYGECDYYCDSAHAFCGHPDTIEISVQSYLPSRNIAKRKSWYQPWRRSYSKYRKAYWEKNDDLCDTIRNESPYNNGKLLLDMIDAHTFDFLSGNKDRHSFATFKDFGNYTFPIMYDNGRGFGRQTYDAMSILAPLRQCCLIRKSTLLKYVKLYVGPERLSVLMEKALGSDPIAPVLIKPHLNALDRRLLKILQAVAECIEKFPVNKVVVSDRF from the exons taaagAAGAAATGCCGATAAGTATGAAGCGGGTACAAAGGATAGGACGGACAATTGTCCTTGTTGCACTCCCAATGGTTGTGATATTCACATTGATAAATATGTATCTTCTAACTTTCGTTCATCGAGGAAGTTCTGAAACAACATTTATTCTGAACGAAAGagtttataataaaaatagtGATTCTAGTTCAAAGAAATTACCAGAACTTCGCAAAAAGGACAGCAGGGATGACAATGCAATGAATCTGAGACAGTTTGATGACGCAGAGAAAGAACTAAATAAAAAGTCTGGAGACGGTGATGAAGTATCCCCCGAAGTTAAAGACGTAAAATCTGCAAAAGACGCCTTAGTTGTAATGAAAGACGAAGCAGTTGATAGAATGGTTGAGAAGTTAAAGATGGCAAACAACTATTCGTTCTTTCCCAGTTATTTTTGGAACAGTAGTCTACATGATCTTACAAGACGGTTAGGCGCCACTGCCAAACATAAAGCAAGGACTCTACCCGGATATGCTCAAATTAAACG TTTTAGTGGTAAAATGCCAGCATGGAAGTTATTTCACAGAAACATTCGTCAGTTTTCTTTGTACGACCCAGACGATCCAAACTTGTATGGAATGCTTATAGACATGGCAACACTACCTATGATAGAAGGAG AGGAAAATGATGGCGGTACTCAGCTAAAAATCAATGTAAGATTTAGCAATGAGGGCAGAGCAGTTATCAAGTTTATGAG ATACCCCAGAGAGGTAGAAGCAGATGAGAATCGATATATTTTTGATGATCTAGAAAGGCACATTGCTGAAATAGCTGCATTTCAACTTGACAA aaCACTTGGGTTTTATCGAGTACCTCCAACGATTGGAAGACGGGTAAACATTACGTCTGAGCTAGAACCAATCATGCCAAAGTCCATTAAAGATACTCTTTTTAAATCACCAG CCGGAAATTTGTGTTTCTATGGTGAATGCGATTACTACTGTGACAGTGCGCATGCATTCTGCGGACATCCCGATACCATTGAAATTTCTGTACAGAGTTACCTACCGTCCAGAAACATTGCTAAAAGGAAGTCTTGGTATCAGCCATGGAGGCGTTCATACAG CAAATACCGCAAGGCATATTGGGAGAAGAATGATGATCTGTGTGACACTATACGAAACGAATCACCATACAACAACGGCAAACTTCTTTTGGATATGATAGATGCACATACATTTGACTTTTTATCAG GTAACAAGGACAGACATAGTTTTGCGACGTTCAAAGATTTTGGCAACTACACGTTTCCAATTATGTACGACAATGGAAGAGG GTTCGGGCGACAGACGTATGACGCcatgtccattttagcacctttACGTCAGTGTTGTTTGATACGGAAATCGACGTTGCTGAAATACGTTAAATTATACGTTGGTCCTGAAAGACTTAGTGTTCTAATGGAAAAAGCTTTAGGGTCGGATCCTATAGCACCAGTGTTAATTAAACCACATTTGAATGCTTTAGACAGGCGGTTGTTGAAAATTTTACAGGCAGTTGCTGAGTGTATAGAAAAATTCCCAGTGAATAAAGTAGTGGTGTCTGATAGattctga
- the LOC123540178 gene encoding extracellular serine/threonine protein CG31145-like isoform X2 → MKFKEEMPISMKRVQRIGRTIVLVALPMVVIFTLINMYLLTFVHRGSSETTFILNERVYNKNSDSSSKKLPELRKKDSRDDNAMNLRQFDDAEKELNKKSGDGDEVSPEVKDVKSAKDALVVMKDEAVDRMVEKLKMANNYSFFPSYFWNSSLHDLTRRLGATAKHKARTLPGYAQIKRFSGKMPAWKLFHRNIRQFSLYDPDDPNLYGMLIDMATLPMIEGEENDGGTQLKINVRFSNEGRAVIKFMRYPREVEADENRYIFDDLERHIAEIAAFQLDKTLGFYRVPPTIGRRVNITSELEPIMPKSIKDTLFKSPAGNLCFYGECDYYCDSAHAFCGHPDTIEISVQSYLPSRNIAKRKSWYQPWRRSYSKYRKAYWEKNDDLCDTIRNESPYNNGKLLLDMIDAHTFDFLSGNKDRHSFATFKDFGNYTFPIMYDNGRGFGRQTYDAMSILAPLRQCCLIRKSTLLKYVKLYVGPERLSVLMEKALGSDPIAPVLIKPHLNALDRRLLKILQAVAECIEKFPVNKVVVSDRF, encoded by the exons taaagAAGAAATGCCGATAAGTATGAAGCGGGTACAAAGGATAGGACGGACAATTGTCCTTGTTGCACTCCCAATGGTTGTGATATTCACATTGATAAATATGTATCTTCTAACTTTCGTTCATCGAGGAAGTTCTGAAACAACATTTATTCTGAACGAAAGagtttataataaaaatagtGATTCTAGTTCAAAGAAATTACCAGAACTTCGCAAAAAGGACAGCAGGGATGACAATGCAATGAATCTGAGACAGTTTGATGACGCAGAGAAAGAACTAAATAAAAAGTCTGGAGACGGTGATGAAGTATCCCCCGAAGTTAAAGACGTAAAATCTGCAAAAGACGCCTTAGTTGTAATGAAAGACGAAGCAGTTGATAGAATGGTTGAGAAGTTAAAGATGGCAAACAACTATTCGTTCTTTCCCAGTTATTTTTGGAACAGTAGTCTACATGATCTTACAAGACGGTTAGGCGCCACTGCCAAACATAAAGCAAGGACTCTACCCGGATATGCTCAAATTAAACG TTTTAGTGGTAAAATGCCAGCATGGAAGTTATTTCACAGAAACATTCGTCAGTTTTCTTTGTACGACCCAGACGATCCAAACTTGTATGGAATGCTTATAGACATGGCAACACTACCTATGATAGAAGGAG AGGAAAATGATGGCGGTACTCAGCTAAAAATCAATGTAAGATTTAGCAATGAGGGCAGAGCAGTTATCAAGTTTATGAG ATACCCCAGAGAGGTAGAAGCAGATGAGAATCGATATATTTTTGATGATCTAGAAAGGCACATTGCTGAAATAGCTGCATTTCAACTTGACAA aaCACTTGGGTTTTATCGAGTACCTCCAACGATTGGAAGACGGGTAAACATTACGTCTGAGCTAGAACCAATCATGCCAAAGTCCATTAAAGATACTCTTTTTAAATCACCAG CCGGAAATTTGTGTTTCTATGGTGAATGCGATTACTACTGTGACAGTGCGCATGCATTCTGCGGACATCCCGATACCATTGAAATTTCTGTACAGAGTTACCTACCGTCCAGAAACATTGCTAAAAGGAAGTCTTGGTATCAGCCATGGAGGCGTTCATACAG CAAATACCGCAAGGCATATTGGGAGAAGAATGATGATCTGTGTGACACTATACGAAACGAATCACCATACAACAACGGCAAACTTCTTTTGGATATGATAGATGCACATACATTTGACTTTTTATCAG GTAACAAGGACAGACATAGTTTTGCGACGTTCAAAGATTTTGGCAACTACACGTTTCCAATTATGTACGACAATGGAAGAGG GTTCGGGCGACAGACGTATGACGCcatgtccattttagcacctttACGTCAGTGTTGTTTGATACGGAAATCGACGTTGCTGAAATACGTTAAATTATACGTTGGTCCTGAAAGACTTAGTGTTCTAATGGAAAAAGCTTTAGGGTCGGATCCTATAGCACCAGTGTTAATTAAACCACATTTGAATGCTTTAGACAGGCGGTTGTTGAAAATTTTACAGGCAGTTGCTGAGTGTATAGAAAAATTCCCAGTGAATAAAGTAGTGGTGTCTGATAGattctga
- the LOC123540178 gene encoding extracellular serine/threonine protein CG31145-like isoform X1 yields the protein MTESAESKEEMPISMKRVQRIGRTIVLVALPMVVIFTLINMYLLTFVHRGSSETTFILNERVYNKNSDSSSKKLPELRKKDSRDDNAMNLRQFDDAEKELNKKSGDGDEVSPEVKDVKSAKDALVVMKDEAVDRMVEKLKMANNYSFFPSYFWNSSLHDLTRRLGATAKHKARTLPGYAQIKRFSGKMPAWKLFHRNIRQFSLYDPDDPNLYGMLIDMATLPMIEGEENDGGTQLKINVRFSNEGRAVIKFMRYPREVEADENRYIFDDLERHIAEIAAFQLDKTLGFYRVPPTIGRRVNITSELEPIMPKSIKDTLFKSPAGNLCFYGECDYYCDSAHAFCGHPDTIEISVQSYLPSRNIAKRKSWYQPWRRSYSKYRKAYWEKNDDLCDTIRNESPYNNGKLLLDMIDAHTFDFLSGNKDRHSFATFKDFGNYTFPIMYDNGRGFGRQTYDAMSILAPLRQCCLIRKSTLLKYVKLYVGPERLSVLMEKALGSDPIAPVLIKPHLNALDRRLLKILQAVAECIEKFPVNKVVVSDRF from the exons taaagAAGAAATGCCGATAAGTATGAAGCGGGTACAAAGGATAGGACGGACAATTGTCCTTGTTGCACTCCCAATGGTTGTGATATTCACATTGATAAATATGTATCTTCTAACTTTCGTTCATCGAGGAAGTTCTGAAACAACATTTATTCTGAACGAAAGagtttataataaaaatagtGATTCTAGTTCAAAGAAATTACCAGAACTTCGCAAAAAGGACAGCAGGGATGACAATGCAATGAATCTGAGACAGTTTGATGACGCAGAGAAAGAACTAAATAAAAAGTCTGGAGACGGTGATGAAGTATCCCCCGAAGTTAAAGACGTAAAATCTGCAAAAGACGCCTTAGTTGTAATGAAAGACGAAGCAGTTGATAGAATGGTTGAGAAGTTAAAGATGGCAAACAACTATTCGTTCTTTCCCAGTTATTTTTGGAACAGTAGTCTACATGATCTTACAAGACGGTTAGGCGCCACTGCCAAACATAAAGCAAGGACTCTACCCGGATATGCTCAAATTAAACG TTTTAGTGGTAAAATGCCAGCATGGAAGTTATTTCACAGAAACATTCGTCAGTTTTCTTTGTACGACCCAGACGATCCAAACTTGTATGGAATGCTTATAGACATGGCAACACTACCTATGATAGAAGGAG AGGAAAATGATGGCGGTACTCAGCTAAAAATCAATGTAAGATTTAGCAATGAGGGCAGAGCAGTTATCAAGTTTATGAG ATACCCCAGAGAGGTAGAAGCAGATGAGAATCGATATATTTTTGATGATCTAGAAAGGCACATTGCTGAAATAGCTGCATTTCAACTTGACAA aaCACTTGGGTTTTATCGAGTACCTCCAACGATTGGAAGACGGGTAAACATTACGTCTGAGCTAGAACCAATCATGCCAAAGTCCATTAAAGATACTCTTTTTAAATCACCAG CCGGAAATTTGTGTTTCTATGGTGAATGCGATTACTACTGTGACAGTGCGCATGCATTCTGCGGACATCCCGATACCATTGAAATTTCTGTACAGAGTTACCTACCGTCCAGAAACATTGCTAAAAGGAAGTCTTGGTATCAGCCATGGAGGCGTTCATACAG CAAATACCGCAAGGCATATTGGGAGAAGAATGATGATCTGTGTGACACTATACGAAACGAATCACCATACAACAACGGCAAACTTCTTTTGGATATGATAGATGCACATACATTTGACTTTTTATCAG GTAACAAGGACAGACATAGTTTTGCGACGTTCAAAGATTTTGGCAACTACACGTTTCCAATTATGTACGACAATGGAAGAGG GTTCGGGCGACAGACGTATGACGCcatgtccattttagcacctttACGTCAGTGTTGTTTGATACGGAAATCGACGTTGCTGAAATACGTTAAATTATACGTTGGTCCTGAAAGACTTAGTGTTCTAATGGAAAAAGCTTTAGGGTCGGATCCTATAGCACCAGTGTTAATTAAACCACATTTGAATGCTTTAGACAGGCGGTTGTTGAAAATTTTACAGGCAGTTGCTGAGTGTATAGAAAAATTCCCAGTGAATAAAGTAGTGGTGTCTGATAGattctga
- the LOC123540178 gene encoding extracellular serine/threonine protein kinase FAM20C-like isoform X4, whose protein sequence is MPISMKRVQRIGRTIVLVALPMVVIFTLINMYLLTFVHRGSSETTFILNERVYNKNSDSSSKKLPELRKKDSRDDNAMNLRQFDDAEKELNKKSGDGDEVSPEVKDVKSAKDALVVMKDEAVDRMVEKLKMANNYSFFPSYFWNSSLHDLTRRLGATAKHKARTLPGYAQIKRFSGKMPAWKLFHRNIRQFSLYDPDDPNLYGMLIDMATLPMIEGEENDGGTQLKINVRFSNEGRAVIKFMRYPREVEADENRYIFDDLERHIAEIAAFQLDKTLGFYRVPPTIGRRVNITSELEPIMPKSIKDTLFKSPAGNLCFYGECDYYCDSAHAFCGHPDTIEISVQSYLPSRNIAKRKSWYQPWRRSYSKYRKAYWEKNDDLCDTIRNESPYNNGKLLLDMIDAHTFDFLSGNKDRHSFATFKDFGNYTFPIMYDNGRGFGRQTYDAMSILAPLRQCCLIRKSTLLKYVKLYVGPERLSVLMEKALGSDPIAPVLIKPHLNALDRRLLKILQAVAECIEKFPVNKVVVSDRF, encoded by the exons ATGCCGATAAGTATGAAGCGGGTACAAAGGATAGGACGGACAATTGTCCTTGTTGCACTCCCAATGGTTGTGATATTCACATTGATAAATATGTATCTTCTAACTTTCGTTCATCGAGGAAGTTCTGAAACAACATTTATTCTGAACGAAAGagtttataataaaaatagtGATTCTAGTTCAAAGAAATTACCAGAACTTCGCAAAAAGGACAGCAGGGATGACAATGCAATGAATCTGAGACAGTTTGATGACGCAGAGAAAGAACTAAATAAAAAGTCTGGAGACGGTGATGAAGTATCCCCCGAAGTTAAAGACGTAAAATCTGCAAAAGACGCCTTAGTTGTAATGAAAGACGAAGCAGTTGATAGAATGGTTGAGAAGTTAAAGATGGCAAACAACTATTCGTTCTTTCCCAGTTATTTTTGGAACAGTAGTCTACATGATCTTACAAGACGGTTAGGCGCCACTGCCAAACATAAAGCAAGGACTCTACCCGGATATGCTCAAATTAAACG TTTTAGTGGTAAAATGCCAGCATGGAAGTTATTTCACAGAAACATTCGTCAGTTTTCTTTGTACGACCCAGACGATCCAAACTTGTATGGAATGCTTATAGACATGGCAACACTACCTATGATAGAAGGAG AGGAAAATGATGGCGGTACTCAGCTAAAAATCAATGTAAGATTTAGCAATGAGGGCAGAGCAGTTATCAAGTTTATGAG ATACCCCAGAGAGGTAGAAGCAGATGAGAATCGATATATTTTTGATGATCTAGAAAGGCACATTGCTGAAATAGCTGCATTTCAACTTGACAA aaCACTTGGGTTTTATCGAGTACCTCCAACGATTGGAAGACGGGTAAACATTACGTCTGAGCTAGAACCAATCATGCCAAAGTCCATTAAAGATACTCTTTTTAAATCACCAG CCGGAAATTTGTGTTTCTATGGTGAATGCGATTACTACTGTGACAGTGCGCATGCATTCTGCGGACATCCCGATACCATTGAAATTTCTGTACAGAGTTACCTACCGTCCAGAAACATTGCTAAAAGGAAGTCTTGGTATCAGCCATGGAGGCGTTCATACAG CAAATACCGCAAGGCATATTGGGAGAAGAATGATGATCTGTGTGACACTATACGAAACGAATCACCATACAACAACGGCAAACTTCTTTTGGATATGATAGATGCACATACATTTGACTTTTTATCAG GTAACAAGGACAGACATAGTTTTGCGACGTTCAAAGATTTTGGCAACTACACGTTTCCAATTATGTACGACAATGGAAGAGG GTTCGGGCGACAGACGTATGACGCcatgtccattttagcacctttACGTCAGTGTTGTTTGATACGGAAATCGACGTTGCTGAAATACGTTAAATTATACGTTGGTCCTGAAAGACTTAGTGTTCTAATGGAAAAAGCTTTAGGGTCGGATCCTATAGCACCAGTGTTAATTAAACCACATTTGAATGCTTTAGACAGGCGGTTGTTGAAAATTTTACAGGCAGTTGCTGAGTGTATAGAAAAATTCCCAGTGAATAAAGTAGTGGTGTCTGATAGattctga